The Anas acuta chromosome Z, bAnaAcu1.1, whole genome shotgun sequence DNA window AAAGACAAGCAATTGAACAAACACTTCGGGAAAGCACCTCAGCTTCTCCTTTAATACCTCTCCTGCCCCCTTCCTGGTCTCCCATCCCCTCAAAACTCTCAGGAAGGGCATGGGCAGCACAGGAGGCCATGGTCATCACACTTTATTCACTTCCTTGAGGTCATGAACTCTTTCCCAGCTGCCAGTACCCTGAAACCAGGCAAAATAGTGATGAGTGACCCAGGCATGTGCTAGGAATATGTGAGGGGGTTTAACCTGGTGAAtagggaaaagcaaaaagcagggACTGGTGTTACTGGTGTTACTGGGACCTCTACCATCCTCCCAGGGTAGTACCTGTTGCACTGTTGCATCCTATGCCTCATAAGGGTACTCTTTGAGGTATGGTAAGGTACTGCTGATGAGCTGTCTGCCACCAGAAACTGCCAGCGTAAAATGTAACACAGTGAGGCAATACAAAGACAAGTATGCATTGCTCACCAGgccaaaaataacaacaaaatacaaGTGTGTTGGTAGgggataataaaaataatgagtgAATATTTGAAGACTAACCTACCGTTCACTTAATTAGAAATGAGAAGCCATGTGATAGCAGTGGGCTATTTGGCCTGTAGACTTTTCTCCAGAAGGTTATCTTGTCCTTGGATTGAGGTGCTTTCAAGCCCTGCTGCACAGCAATCAAAGCACCACTGGATGGGGAACCACCCCCACACAAACATCATCCAGTGCCCACCCCATACATTCCCACCCTGTCAGATTTGATGTGCACAGACACAGAAAGCCAGTTGCATGAGATTTATTTGCCTCTCCTCCCAAGTAATAGGGGAAGAAAGTCCTTGCTTTCCTAGAAGTTTCATGCCTAGTGTGTCTTGTCGTAAGTGCCTGCTCCCTTGTAGGCACCAACGTAGCCGCTGTTGTCAGTCAGGTCCTCGCGGCCAGCAAGACCCTTCCCTTTGCCACTCTCATCGAAGCGCTCCTTGTGACTGCCAGTGTATTTGCTAGTGTCCGTCAGCCTCTCAACCCCACCAACCTTGGTGGCTTTCTGCAAAAAAGGAAACCAGCAGGAGACAGCCAGCATTAGGAGTGAGCTCACAAATAGGCAAGGATACATGCAAGGATAGCCCTTGGGATGTGTGATCCCATGGTAGCTCCAGTTGCACAGTGGGCAAGGAAGCTCCTACTCACCGTGGTGCCTGCACTACCCGGCTCCTTCCCCTCGATGAGGCCATACACAGCCTGCAGTGCTTCCTCTGGTGATTTGCCCTTGAAGCGCTTACCACAGAGCTCCTTCATGGCCTGCTGGAACTCAGCAAAGGTGATGGTGCGGGCACCCTTGGTCCTACAGCCAGGGGAGACCAAGAGGAAAGTTACCTTGCAGGTGGGTGGCAATGGGGTAGGAAAACCCCAGGGCGCCCCTTGTCTGAGAGCCTGGTTGCTTCATGCCATCTCCTCTGCCCACCCAACAGCGCTGCCCAACACCCCCCGCTGCCACACTCACTTGACTTTGTTGAATACTATGTCCACGTCAGTGCTGGTCACAGCTTTTCCATCCATCACCCCACACTCTTTGCACATCTTGGAAAAGTTTTTCCCGGTCATCTCGTTGCCGCTGGCAGCCGTGTCACCATATACCGCGAATTTATGGAAAGCGTCTTCTACCCCAGACATCTTGCTGCtgtggagaaaaggaaggagaagaggaaggagcagggagggagctgaggATCACCTGCAGCTGCCCGACTGGCACTCACATCCCACCTGTACCTGGTGTTCTGCAGTAAAAATGGCGCCGCCGGGGGCCTCTCTGTGTCATGGGACTGCCATGGCAACCCAACGGGCATCAGCACAGAACGGGTGGGATCTGGGCAGGGACAGTTTGGGACCCAAGGGAAGGCAAAGGAGAGGTGGAGGTGGGGCTTTGGGGCACGTTAATGACTTCTGCATGTGAAGCAATGGGGCATCCAAAGCCTCTGAACCTTTTGGAAATACAAGTTTCAATTAGACAGCCCCAAGAACAAATGCCCGCATTTGTAAACTGACTTATACTTTGCCTGTTATCTGATGACAGAAGTACCAGTTTTGTCTTCCAGGCCCCAGATAATTGCCTAAATGTTGCAGACATTGTGAGTAGTCACCAAACTGTCCCCATCTTTCCAATCACACTTCATCCCCTGAACAACTCCCTGAATGAGGCTGTCCTCCTCCTGACCCCCGTAAATTTTCTACTACTGATTAACTTGGACCACCACAACTGGGTATTAGGGATCTCTGAGAGAATAAAAGCCATTGTGCAGCCTGTAAATCAGTCTGCTACAACTTGAGCAGTCAACTCCTGCTGCTTGTGAGATGGATTTGGATCCTCTTGAAATGCCTGGCCTCTCCTAAAGCCTTGAGCTTCACCCAGGGCTCTGGGTCTCACAGTGGCTTGCAGGCTGCTATTTAATGTAAATCTTGGGTGAGGCCCTGTGGAGGCCTGGGCCCAGCTCACCTGTATGAGGCGGCGGTGCTGGCGGTGGTGCTGGCGGTGGCACTGGTGCTGGCACTGTCCCTGTTGTGTCCCTGGAGGTGGCAGGCACGCCCTGTGCCTCGCCTGCGGATTGTCCACCTCAGCACCTGTGTCACAGTCCTCACCAAGAACACCGCAGCCGGGCGGCAACGCCATGTTCTGCGGGGCGGGTATGGGGGTCACTGGACCTTCAGCCCACTGGGAAAATAAGCAAATGCTCCATGGTTTTCAGCCAGCATACATGTCACACATCATCTGTACTGGGACGT harbors:
- the LOC137848335 gene encoding tubulin polymerization-promoting protein family member 2-like, producing the protein MSGVEDAFHKFAVYGDTAASGNEMTGKNFSKMCKECGVMDGKAVTSTDVDIVFNKVKTKGARTITFAEFQQAMKELCGKRFKGKSPEEALQAVYGLIEGKEPGSAGTTKATKVGGVERLTDTSKYTGSHKERFDESGKGKGLAGREDLTDNSGYVGAYKGAGTYDKTH